A genomic segment from Glycine soja cultivar W05 chromosome 20, ASM419377v2, whole genome shotgun sequence encodes:
- the LOC114402091 gene encoding B3 domain-containing protein REM16-like gives MDAIVSLNTLSTRVTPSSLQTACMAAHRPGRDATLPILFFKIILKTNLERLKIPNKFTSKYGGGLPNPVFIKPLDGTQWKVNWTKQNGTSQIDVLILDQSALEIDYLCDTCDENETLDHTHEAPNTIFGEWPDQKAEKMRGEEPIERTSSLNMPTQSRAKEVARNFISYNPFFTVFIKPVHVADGRLPLPDLKGIIENKEKYLKLQLGERSWNVKLLNNRLSAGWTSFASESELQPGDVCVFELINREDSVFKVHVFKRHC, from the exons ATGGATGCAATTGTTAGCTTGAATACTCTAAGTACAAGAGTGACACCATCTTCACTTCAAACTGCATGCATGGCTGCTCATCGTCCAGGGAGGGATGCTACCCTGCCAATCCTTTTCTTCAAGATTATTCTTAAAACTAATCTTGAAAGGCTT AAAATACCTAACAAATTTACAAGCAAATATGGAGGAGGCTTGCCAAATCCAGTGTTTATCAAGCCTTTGGATGGCACTCAATGGAAAGTGAATTGGACAAAACAGAACG GAACTTCTCAGATTGATGTACTCATACTTGACCAAAGTGCACTAGAGATAGACTATCTTTGTGACACTTGTGATGAAAATGAAACCCTCGATCATACTCATGAGGCACCCAATACGATTTTTGGTGAATGGCCAGATCAGAAAGCTGAAAAAATGAGAG GAGAAGAGCCTATTGAAAGAACTTCATCATTGAATATGCCAACGCAAAGTAGAGCAAAGGAAGTAGCAAGAAATTTCATCTCATACAATCCTTTCTTCACGGTTTTCATAAAGCCTGTTCATGTAGCAGATGGCCGGCTG CCTTTACCAGATTTGAAAGGTATTATTGAGAACAAGGAGAAGTATCTGAAGCTGCAGCTTGGGGAAAGATCATGGAATGTTAAGTTGCTCAATAATAGGCTCTCTGCTGGTTGGACCTCGTTTGCAAGTGAAAGTGAATTGCAACCAGGAGACGTTTGTGTATTTGAACTGATTAACAGGGAGGATTCGGTTTTTAAAGTTCACGTCTTCAAAAGACACTGTTAG
- the LOC114402090 gene encoding B3 domain-containing protein At1g49475-like, whose translation MKPPDGTEWEVQWTKQNGEVWFEKGWKEFVENYFLDHGHLVFFNYEGTSQIHVLILDHTTLEIHYPSSHTREENDNLVQSDDESVQVLEEGPDKNAEENDNLVNKLRFWMKGLTRILLMNQFQVLDEWHHQNATQIKGEGSLSMNWPKEARAQKLARKFVSFNPFFTYVPDLKSYIGNTKIVMLQVGENHGV comes from the exons ATGAAGCCTCCAGATGGCACTGAATGGGAAGTACAATGGACCAAACAGAATGGTGAGGTTTGGTTTGAAAAGGGTtggaaggaatttgttgaaaattattTCCTGGATCACGGCCATTTGGTTTTCTTCAACTATGAAGGGACTTCTCAGATTCATGTACTCATACTTGACCATACTACACTAGAAATTCACTACCCTTCTTCTCATACTCGTGAAGAAAATGACAACCTTGTCCAGAGTGATGATGAATCAGTTCAAGTTTTGGAGGAAGGGCCTGACAAGAAtgctgaagaaaatgacaaCCTTGTCAACAAGTTAAGGTTTTGGATGAAGGGCCTGACCAGAATATTGCTGATGAATCAGTTCCAAGTTTTGGATGAATGGCATCACCAGAATGCTACACAAATCAAAG GTGAAGGAAGTTTATCAATGAATTGGCCAAAGGAAGCTAGAGCTCAGAAATTAGCAAGAAAATTCGTCTCATTCAATCCATTTTTCACG TATGTACCAGATTTGAAAAGCTATATTGGGAACACGAAGATTGTGATGCTGCAAGTTGGGGAGAATCATGGAGTGTGA
- the LOC114401299 gene encoding NADH dehydrogenase [ubiquinone] 1 beta subcomplex subunit 7: MEVEGSSKKMIATQEEMVEARVPLAYRDQCAHLLIPLNKCRQAEFYLPWKCQDQRHSYEKCQYELVMERMLQMQKIREHQQNPNAKQPLIALPKPANA, encoded by the coding sequence ATGGAAGTTGAAGGGTCATCGAAGAAGATGATAGCGACTCAGGAGGAGATGGTGGAGGCCAGGGTTCCTCTGGCCTACAGGGACCAGTGCGCCCACTTGCTCATCCCTCTCAACAAGTGCAGGCAGGCCGAGTTCTACCTCCCATGGAAGTGCCAGGACCAGCGTCACTCCTACGAAAAGTGCCAGTACGAGCTCGTCATGGAGAGAATGCTCCAGATGCAAAAGATCCGCGAGCACCAACAAAACCCCAACGCCAAACAACCCCTTATCGCGCTTCCCAAACCCGCCAATGCCTGA
- the LOC114401635 gene encoding B3 domain-containing transcription factor VRN1-like — MGTVDPNVEKLHADKGVRSDHHQTKVRVRPRSPLVSSEPRNKMPSGSHRNVERNFNLQKLDADAVVHSDEGAKFRKSVKHQPRGEKAIERTSSLNTPKLLRAKKVARNFVSNNVFFTVVITRPQLEEGAWKVVPKFLDMERKKQNVMLQIENRMWPVKLTNGGGDMQYDRFTSGWSLFAKESKLQAGDICIFELIDPDGPTLEVHITKAR; from the exons ATGGGCACTGTTGATCCAAATGTGGAAAAGTTGCATGCAGATAAGGGTGTTCGTTCTGATCATCATCAGACCAAGGTTAGAGTTAGACCAAGGTCACCATTGGTCTCTTCTGAACCTCGTAATAAAATGCCAAGTGGCAGTCATCGGAATGTGGAAAGAAACTTCAATCTGCAAAAGTTGGATGCAGATGCCGTTGTTCATAGTGATGAAGGGGCCAAGTTTCGAAAATCTGTGAAGCACCAGCCAAGAg GTGAGAAGGCTATTGAAAGAACTTCATCTTTGAATACACCCAAGCTACTCAGAGCTAAGAAAGTAGCAAGGAATTTTGTCTCAAACAATGTTTTTTTCACAGTCGTCATAACCCGGCCTCAGTTGGAAGAAGGTGCATGG AAAGTTGTTCCCAAGTTCTTGGATATGGAGAGGAAAAAACAGAATGTGATGTTGCAGATTGAGAATCGGATGTGGCCTGTGAAGTTGACAAATGGTGGTGGTGATATGCAATATGACCGGTTCACTTCTGGTTGGTCTTTGTTTGCAAAAGAGAGTAAATTGCAAGCTGGTGACATTTGTATCTTTGAGTTGATTGACCCCGATGGTCCAACTCTTGAAGTTCATATTACAAAAGCTAGATAG